Proteins encoded together in one Vitis vinifera cultivar Pinot Noir 40024 chromosome 4, ASM3070453v1 window:
- the LOC100257698 gene encoding uncharacterized protein LOC100257698 produces MAATVEAKAVSGIEIEMQSTSSAKHREVEFAKCDCCGLTEECTIEYIERVRERYQGRWICGLCAEAIKDEIVRSKRLISAEEALNRHMNFFKRFRSSNPPNHTESLISAVKQLLLRTLDSPRSLRKGGSICVSSSSESCLSSLDGSTMEPLSDC; encoded by the coding sequence ATGGCTGCTACGGTGGAAGCGAAGGCGGTGTCTGGGATCGAGATTGAGATGCAATCAACTTCGAGCGCTAAGCATCGGGAAGTGGAATTTGCGAAATGCGATTGCTGTGGATTGACTGAGGAGTGCACGATTGAGTACATAGAACGCGTTCGCGAGAGGTACCAAGGGCGTTGGATTTGTGGACTTTGCGCGGAGGCGATCAAAGATGAGATTGTGAGATCGAAGAGGCTGATCAGCGCCGAAGAAGCGCTCAATCGGCACATGAACTTCTTCAAACGGTTTAGATCTTCAAATCCGCCTAATCATACTGAGAGCTTGATCTCTGCTGTGAAACAGCTGCTCTTGCGAACTCTGGACTCCCCGAGATCGCTGAGGAAAGGAGGATCCATCTGTGTTTCGTCATCATCGGAAAGCTGTTTATCGTCTCTGGATGGTTCGACAATGGAGCCATTATCGGATTGTTGA